A genomic region of Litorilinea aerophila contains the following coding sequences:
- the mrdA gene encoding penicillin-binding protein 2, with product MFEQRSRDTSTLAMTLFRLGLILAFLIMVARLYRLQIVEGQDFRQRADDNRFELVELPAPRGVIYDRTGTILARNRPSFEVAVVPEDLPFDDPETPEDEEGLEIVKILQLLRADTDEDVALRIAELMFLRLGRADFAETVGEAGVKLNYITVPGPVQLVTPEDGGPPQEVAVPVLVPDISQPLPMPGLVALVKRVVALSGQGSASRPVPILDLVDRIRAVELAEESYRIPSVRIHEVPVRDYVYGPYMSHVLGFMGPIPAAAAEDYRARGYTNPNEKVGLNGLEYSYQQELRGIPGYRNVEVDILGREVRTVGQVLEPVPGSNLILNIDLRLQQVMYDTLQAKLEEKNTPWGVAIAMNPMNGAILGMVSLPSYDNNVFAERINEDYLALQNDEHRPLINYAIGGLYPPGSTFKLVTATAALAEGIITPQTTIVDSGPIYLPNRFFPDDPSQAQEFVSWNHARGIVHGPLNVVQAMALSNDIFFYYLGGGYPPAQFVGLGQRRLAEWTELFGYGDPTGIDIPGEVGAPVPNDRWKRQLYAESWTTGDSYNMAIGQGYLLATPLQVLVSTAAVANGGTIYRPQIVYQIVDAKGGLQRDFTPQVVRQLPVPPGTIEFVQQGMWAAVNAPGGTAYAAKLDNDITVAGKTGTAEFCEYIPEENDCRRDDKGHLPTHAWFVAYAPYEAPEIALVVFIYDGGEGSEAAVPVARQILEAYFNEIHPR from the coding sequence ATGTTTGAGCAACGCAGTCGAGACACATCCACCCTCGCCATGACCCTCTTCCGGCTGGGCCTGATCCTGGCCTTTTTGATCATGGTCGCACGCCTCTACCGGCTGCAGATTGTGGAGGGGCAGGACTTCCGGCAGCGGGCCGACGATAACCGTTTTGAGCTGGTGGAGTTGCCGGCGCCCCGTGGGGTGATCTACGACCGCACGGGTACCATCCTGGCCCGCAACCGCCCCAGCTTCGAGGTGGCCGTTGTGCCCGAGGATCTGCCCTTCGACGACCCCGAGACGCCGGAAGATGAGGAAGGGCTGGAAATTGTGAAAATCCTCCAGCTCCTGCGGGCCGATACCGACGAAGATGTGGCCCTGCGCATCGCCGAGCTGATGTTTTTGCGCCTGGGGCGGGCGGACTTCGCGGAAACGGTGGGCGAAGCCGGTGTGAAACTGAACTACATCACCGTGCCAGGCCCGGTACAGCTGGTGACCCCAGAGGATGGAGGTCCTCCCCAGGAAGTGGCGGTGCCCGTCCTGGTGCCGGATATCTCCCAGCCGTTGCCCATGCCAGGGCTGGTGGCCCTGGTGAAGCGGGTGGTGGCCCTGAGTGGCCAGGGTAGCGCTTCCCGCCCCGTGCCCATCCTGGACCTGGTCGACCGGATTCGTGCGGTGGAGCTAGCCGAGGAGAGCTACCGCATTCCCAGCGTGCGCATCCATGAAGTGCCCGTGCGGGACTACGTCTACGGTCCCTACATGAGCCACGTGCTGGGATTCATGGGGCCGATCCCTGCGGCTGCTGCCGAGGATTACCGGGCCCGGGGGTATACCAACCCCAACGAGAAGGTCGGCCTCAACGGCCTGGAGTATTCCTACCAGCAGGAACTGCGGGGCATCCCGGGGTATCGCAATGTGGAGGTGGACATCCTGGGCCGGGAGGTGCGCACCGTGGGCCAGGTGCTGGAGCCGGTGCCGGGTTCCAACCTGATCTTGAACATCGACCTGCGCCTGCAGCAGGTGATGTACGACACGCTGCAGGCCAAGCTGGAGGAAAAGAACACCCCCTGGGGCGTCGCCATCGCCATGAACCCCATGAACGGCGCCATCCTGGGCATGGTGAGCCTCCCTTCCTACGACAACAACGTCTTCGCCGAGCGGATCAATGAGGACTACCTGGCCCTGCAGAACGACGAGCATCGGCCCCTGATCAACTACGCCATCGGCGGCCTCTACCCGCCGGGCTCCACCTTCAAGCTGGTCACGGCCACCGCCGCGCTGGCCGAAGGGATCATCACCCCCCAGACCACCATTGTGGACAGTGGCCCCATCTACCTGCCCAACCGCTTCTTCCCAGACGACCCCAGCCAGGCCCAGGAATTTGTGAGCTGGAACCATGCCCGGGGCATCGTCCACGGGCCCCTCAACGTGGTCCAGGCCATGGCCCTCTCCAACGACATCTTCTTTTACTACCTGGGCGGTGGTTATCCGCCGGCCCAGTTTGTGGGGCTGGGCCAGCGCCGGCTGGCCGAATGGACCGAGCTCTTCGGCTATGGCGATCCCACCGGCATCGACATCCCCGGCGAAGTGGGTGCTCCCGTCCCCAATGACCGCTGGAAACGGCAGCTCTACGCCGAAAGTTGGACCACCGGTGACAGCTACAACATGGCCATCGGCCAGGGCTACCTCCTGGCCACGCCCTTGCAGGTGTTGGTGAGCACGGCTGCTGTGGCCAACGGTGGCACCATCTACCGCCCTCAGATTGTCTACCAGATTGTGGACGCCAAGGGCGGCCTGCAGCGGGATTTCACGCCCCAGGTGGTGCGCCAGCTTCCGGTGCCGCCGGGGACGATAGAATTCGTGCAGCAGGGCATGTGGGCAGCGGTGAACGCGCCGGGCGGTACGGCCTACGCCGCCAAGCTGGATAACGACATCACCGTGGCTGGCAAAACGGGGACGGCCGAGTTCTGCGAGTACATCCCCGAGGAGAACGACTGCCGCCGGGACGACAAGGGGCACCTGCCCACCCACGCCTGGTTTGTGGCCTACGCCCCCTATGAAGCGCCGGAGATCGCCCTGGTGGTCTTCATTTATGATGGCGGCGAAGGTTCGGAGGCCGCGGTCCCTGTGGCCCGCCAGATTCTGGAAGCCTATTTCAATGAGATTCACCCCCGCTAA
- the minC gene encoding septum site-determining protein MinC: MSARQNDRRQPDITSDNGVAAEDSMVDTENHGAAPDAPEAANSPGQAVEQPASPAAPGGEETRSQDGRTIGPADLPDVEAAPEAGTTPAEDKESARSSDDVMALDVIGHLPSPPPSAVKIKGRAGGIFVEIGEGVWADLLDTLGDRLKSAAGFFRGASVILDVGHRSLTSEELRYFISLLKAHEMALGVVLSSDEGTLQHAAELGISTSSTQEAAHPGPVAPVQEAAPAKPDFYVHQGSLRAGQALHRQESIFIIGDVNPGAQVSSAGDVYVWGRMRGVAHAGVEGDQTAVVAALELTPTQLRIGDVIAVPPESKGENGSNWFWKRPPPPRAEVAHVVDGRILIEPWDEIRTGGWKAFSPPTA; the protein is encoded by the coding sequence ATGTCGGCCCGGCAAAACGATCGACGACAACCGGATATCACGTCCGACAATGGGGTGGCGGCAGAGGACTCCATGGTAGACACCGAGAACCATGGCGCAGCACCGGACGCGCCCGAGGCAGCGAATTCCCCAGGACAGGCCGTGGAGCAGCCGGCCAGCCCTGCCGCGCCAGGGGGGGAGGAGACCCGGTCCCAGGATGGTCGGACCATCGGCCCGGCTGATTTGCCCGACGTGGAAGCGGCGCCGGAAGCGGGGACTACCCCCGCAGAGGATAAAGAGTCGGCGCGATCCTCGGACGATGTAATGGCCCTGGATGTCATCGGCCATCTGCCTTCGCCCCCGCCCAGCGCCGTCAAGATCAAGGGGCGGGCCGGCGGCATTTTCGTGGAGATCGGGGAAGGCGTCTGGGCCGATTTGCTGGACACCCTGGGCGATCGGCTGAAATCGGCCGCCGGCTTCTTCCGGGGCGCATCGGTGATCCTGGATGTGGGGCACCGCTCCCTCACTTCCGAAGAGCTGCGCTACTTCATCAGCCTGCTGAAGGCCCATGAGATGGCCCTGGGCGTTGTCCTCTCGTCGGATGAGGGCACCCTCCAGCACGCGGCCGAGTTGGGCATCTCTACCAGTTCGACCCAGGAAGCCGCCCATCCCGGCCCCGTGGCCCCGGTTCAGGAGGCGGCACCGGCGAAGCCAGATTTTTATGTGCACCAGGGAAGTCTCCGGGCCGGCCAGGCGCTCCATCGCCAGGAAAGCATCTTCATCATCGGCGATGTCAACCCCGGGGCCCAGGTGAGTAGCGCTGGAGATGTCTACGTATGGGGGCGCATGCGGGGCGTGGCCCATGCCGGCGTTGAGGGCGATCAGACGGCCGTTGTGGCTGCCCTGGAGCTGACCCCCACCCAGCTGCGCATTGGGGATGTCATTGCTGTTCCGCCGGAGTCCAAAGGGGAGAACGGCAGCAACTGGTTTTGGAAGCGGCCGCCACCGCCCCGGGCCGAAGTGGCCCATGTGGTGGATGGGCGCATCCTGATCGAGCCCTGGGATGAAATTCGTACCGGCGGATGGAAAGCTTTCTCCCCGCCCACGGCCTGA
- the mreC gene encoding rod shape-determining protein MreC has product MRNTDRRPWTLGDVAIRLVIFGLAAVLLMALQLGGHISTLQSGMTQLTSPAQLGTASLTESIADAIDFLVELRTLRQRNAELEQINGALLVENFRLREVERENQTLRAFLAFAQTRPALELRGAQIVARVIGQESSNFLDYIMLDLGQAHGIAVGMPVVTDQGLVGRISEVTENTSKVLLITDASSAVNAILQSSRLPGVVRGSPGGDLVMDYIPQGAIFSVGEVVLTSGLGGRFPKGIPLGQVVEIRQRDIDVFQQALVRPTVDFSRLELVMVITNFEPLEDVLSEPALAPAAPAGEAPAAPAEGAPSEVPVSPESGP; this is encoded by the coding sequence ATGCGTAACACCGACAGAAGGCCCTGGACCCTGGGCGATGTGGCCATCCGGCTGGTGATCTTTGGCCTGGCCGCCGTTTTGTTGATGGCCCTGCAGTTGGGCGGCCATATCTCCACCTTGCAGAGCGGGATGACCCAGCTCACCTCTCCCGCGCAGCTGGGCACTGCCAGCCTGACAGAATCCATCGCCGATGCCATCGACTTCCTGGTGGAGCTGCGCACCCTGCGCCAGCGCAACGCCGAGCTGGAGCAGATCAACGGCGCGCTGCTGGTGGAGAATTTCCGCCTGCGGGAGGTGGAGCGGGAAAACCAGACCCTCCGCGCCTTCCTGGCCTTCGCCCAGACTCGGCCAGCCCTGGAGCTGCGTGGCGCTCAGATCGTGGCCCGGGTCATCGGCCAGGAAAGCAGCAATTTCCTGGACTACATCATGCTGGATTTGGGGCAGGCCCATGGCATCGCCGTGGGGATGCCTGTGGTCACCGACCAGGGCCTGGTGGGGCGCATCAGCGAGGTGACCGAAAACACCTCCAAAGTCCTCCTGATCACCGACGCCAGCAGCGCTGTGAACGCCATCCTTCAAAGCAGCCGCCTCCCCGGCGTGGTTCGGGGGTCACCAGGTGGCGACCTGGTGATGGACTACATTCCCCAGGGTGCCATCTTCAGCGTGGGCGAAGTGGTACTCACGTCGGGGCTGGGCGGGCGCTTCCCGAAAGGCATCCCCCTGGGCCAGGTGGTGGAGATCCGCCAGCGAGATATCGACGTCTTCCAGCAGGCGCTGGTCCGCCCGACGGTGGATTTCAGCCGCCTGGAGCTGGTTATGGTGATCACCAATTTTGAGCCGCTGGAGGATGTGTTGTCGGAGCCGGCCCTGGCGCCGGCCGCGCCTGCCGGGGAGGCCCCGGCTGCGCCTGCTGAGGGGGCCCCGTCAGAGGTGCCGGTGTCCCCTGAAAGTGGCCCATGA
- a CDS encoding NADH-quinone oxidoreductase subunit N has translation MQPLMELSDLNWSVLLPELLLVVTAMAIMMVDMFADEEQSPLRQVLPWLALVGVILAGAACAWLWNQPAATFQNMAVTDHFALGTGLIVLVATALGILLSVHYIPLVNKQMGEYYALLLLAASGMVMMGSATDLIAIFLALEILSLALYILSGLHQQNPRSTEASMKYFLLGAFASSFFAYGAALVYGAAGSTQLSAIAEVLNSGQGSLFLLYPGIALLIAGFGFKVSLVPFHMWTPDVYQGAPTPITAFMSVGTKAAAFAAFIRFLLEAVPGQQESWGWALAILAVLTMTLGNLAALRQTSLKRMLAYSSIAHAGYILVGLAPGTPAGADAALFYLFTYAFMNIGAFAIVIALEQAEEDDALQNRAAGIADRWPLLAMAMAIFMFSLSGIPPLAGFFGKLFVFKAAVDGGWTWLAAIGMLNSAIAAYYYLRVTVAMYFERPGAETAAQGKQWAPLQLGVALAALFTILIGIYPSLWTGLFGNGLGS, from the coding sequence ATGCAGCCACTCATGGAACTCTCCGACTTGAACTGGAGCGTCCTGCTCCCGGAACTACTCCTGGTCGTCACGGCCATGGCCATCATGATGGTGGACATGTTCGCCGACGAGGAGCAGTCGCCCCTGCGCCAGGTGTTGCCCTGGCTGGCCCTGGTCGGTGTCATCCTGGCCGGAGCCGCCTGTGCCTGGCTCTGGAATCAGCCTGCCGCCACCTTCCAGAACATGGCGGTGACCGACCATTTCGCGCTGGGCACCGGCCTGATTGTGCTGGTAGCCACGGCCCTGGGCATTCTGCTGAGCGTCCACTACATCCCCCTGGTCAACAAACAGATGGGGGAATACTATGCCCTGTTGCTGCTGGCGGCCTCGGGCATGGTGATGATGGGCAGCGCCACGGATCTGATCGCCATCTTCCTGGCCCTGGAGATCTTGTCCCTGGCCCTCTACATCCTCAGCGGTCTGCACCAGCAGAACCCCCGCAGCACAGAAGCCAGCATGAAGTACTTCTTGTTGGGGGCGTTTGCCAGCTCCTTTTTTGCCTATGGCGCGGCGCTGGTCTACGGCGCGGCGGGCAGCACCCAGCTCTCGGCCATCGCCGAAGTGCTCAACAGCGGCCAGGGTTCCCTCTTCCTGCTCTATCCGGGGATTGCCCTGCTCATTGCTGGCTTCGGCTTCAAGGTCTCGCTGGTGCCCTTCCACATGTGGACGCCCGACGTCTACCAGGGGGCGCCCACACCCATCACCGCCTTTATGAGCGTGGGCACCAAGGCTGCCGCCTTCGCCGCCTTCATCCGGTTTCTGCTGGAAGCGGTACCCGGCCAGCAGGAGAGCTGGGGCTGGGCGCTGGCCATCCTGGCAGTGCTCACCATGACCCTGGGCAACCTGGCCGCCCTGCGTCAGACCAGCCTGAAGCGGATGCTGGCCTACTCCAGCATCGCCCATGCCGGATACATCCTGGTGGGGCTGGCCCCCGGCACCCCGGCCGGCGCCGATGCAGCCCTCTTCTACCTCTTCACCTATGCCTTCATGAACATCGGTGCCTTCGCCATCGTGATTGCCCTGGAACAGGCCGAGGAGGACGACGCGCTGCAGAACCGGGCGGCCGGCATCGCCGACCGCTGGCCCTTGCTGGCCATGGCCATGGCCATCTTCATGTTCAGCCTGAGCGGCATTCCGCCCCTGGCCGGATTCTTCGGCAAGCTGTTCGTCTTTAAGGCAGCAGTGGACGGGGGCTGGACGTGGCTGGCGGCCATCGGCATGTTGAACAGTGCCATCGCCGCCTACTACTACCTGCGGGTCACCGTGGCCATGTACTTCGAGCGGCCTGGCGCTGAGACAGCCGCCCAGGGCAAACAGTGGGCCCCGCTCCAGCTAGGGGTGGCCCTGGCGGCCCTCTTCACCATTCTCATCGGCATCTATCCCAGCCTCTGGACCGGCCTCTTCGGGAACGGCCTTGGCAGTTAA
- a CDS encoding complex I subunit 4 family protein, producing MMSPSIPYLLSIITFLPLLGALAIAFVGDDGSKKQIALGTTVVTFLVSLLLLTGWEGGQAGMQFVEDYAWLPEFNMHYHLGVDGISLFLVLLTTFLMPIAIYFSNLYVQEKVGTYLILMLLLETAMTGVFVALDLVLFFVFFEFSLIPMYFLIGRWGSGDRVYAALKFFLYTFAGSALMLVAILALYFQTGTFNILELQGAALSPAFQTWAFLAFALAFAIKVPIFPFHTWLPDAHVNAPTAGSIILAGILLKMGTYGYLRLAAPIFPEAAAQFGPLVAALAVIGILYGALVALVQKDFKSLVAYSSVAHLGFVMLGIVAFNPQGVSGAVLQMVNHGLSTGALFLMVGLLYERRHTRMLDDFGGLWKSVPIYCGFLLVVAMSSAGLPGLNGFVGEFTILLGMYQHTPFFAVLGGVGVILAAWYLLTAFRKVAQGPITHEENQVGRLQDLRPNEVAMLLPLVILFFVIGLFPNLFLEKINPSVEALVQNTAIVMKVER from the coding sequence ATGATGTCACCTTCTATCCCGTACCTGTTATCCATCATTACCTTTCTGCCCCTGTTGGGCGCCCTGGCCATCGCCTTTGTAGGCGATGATGGGAGCAAAAAGCAGATCGCCCTGGGGACCACCGTGGTCACCTTTCTGGTGAGCCTGCTGCTCCTGACCGGGTGGGAAGGTGGCCAGGCCGGCATGCAGTTTGTGGAAGATTACGCCTGGCTGCCCGAATTCAACATGCACTACCATCTGGGGGTAGACGGCATCAGCCTTTTCCTGGTGCTGTTGACCACCTTCCTCATGCCCATCGCCATCTATTTCAGCAACCTTTACGTGCAGGAGAAGGTGGGCACCTACCTGATCCTGATGCTGTTGCTGGAAACGGCCATGACCGGCGTCTTCGTGGCGTTGGATCTGGTTCTCTTCTTCGTCTTCTTTGAATTCAGCCTGATCCCCATGTACTTTCTCATCGGGCGCTGGGGAAGCGGCGACCGGGTCTACGCGGCCCTCAAGTTCTTCCTCTACACCTTTGCTGGCTCGGCGCTGATGTTGGTGGCCATTCTGGCCCTCTACTTCCAGACGGGCACCTTTAACATCCTGGAGCTGCAAGGAGCCGCCCTCAGCCCCGCCTTCCAGACCTGGGCTTTCCTGGCCTTTGCCCTGGCCTTTGCCATCAAAGTGCCCATCTTCCCCTTCCACACCTGGCTGCCGGACGCCCACGTCAACGCCCCCACCGCGGGCTCCATCATCCTGGCCGGCATCCTGCTGAAGATGGGCACCTACGGCTACCTGCGGCTGGCAGCCCCCATTTTCCCGGAGGCAGCCGCCCAGTTCGGCCCGCTGGTGGCAGCCCTGGCGGTGATCGGGATCCTCTACGGCGCGCTGGTGGCCCTGGTGCAAAAGGACTTCAAGTCCCTGGTGGCCTACAGTTCGGTGGCCCACCTGGGCTTTGTCATGCTGGGCATTGTGGCCTTCAACCCCCAGGGCGTCAGCGGCGCGGTGCTGCAGATGGTCAACCACGGGCTGAGCACAGGCGCCCTCTTCTTGATGGTGGGCCTGCTCTACGAGCGACGCCACACCCGCATGCTGGATGACTTCGGCGGCCTGTGGAAGAGCGTGCCCATCTACTGCGGTTTCCTGCTGGTGGTGGCCATGAGCAGCGCGGGGTTGCCCGGGCTGAATGGCTTCGTGGGGGAATTCACCATCCTCCTGGGGATGTATCAACACACGCCCTTCTTTGCCGTGCTGGGCGGTGTGGGGGTGATCCTGGCCGCCTGGTATCTGCTGACCGCCTTCCGCAAGGTGGCCCAGGGGCCCATCACCCACGAGGAAAACCAGGTGGGCAGGCTGCAGGATCTCCGTCCCAACGAGGTGGCCATGTTATTGCCGCTGGTAATCCTGTTCTTCGTAATCGGCCTCTTCCCCAACCTGTTCCTGGAGAAGATCAACCCATCTGTCGAGGCGCTGGTCCAAAACACAGCCATTGTCATGAAGGTTGAGCGTTAG
- the minD gene encoding septum site-determining protein MinD, with amino-acid sequence MPGTVITVTSGKGGVGKTTTVANVASALAMCGQRVVVVDADIGLRNLDLVMGLESRIIYDLVDVVEGRCSLQDALVRDPRQESLYLLPAAQTRDKSDVGVDQMVAICKSLAKVADYVLVDSPAGIEHGFNSAVAPADRVLIVTTSDVSALRDADKVIYLLERDWNKPPGLVVNRYNARLARDGELRDIDDILDILAVDLLGVVPDDHRIMLATDRGMPVVLDTKLRVSQAYRNIAQRIMGNNVPLMRFDSAGPLAWLMRLMGR; translated from the coding sequence ATGCCCGGAACGGTCATTACCGTGACCTCTGGTAAGGGGGGCGTAGGAAAGACAACCACGGTGGCCAATGTGGCCTCGGCCCTGGCCATGTGCGGACAGCGCGTGGTGGTGGTGGATGCCGATATCGGGCTGCGCAACCTGGATCTGGTGATGGGGCTGGAAAGCCGCATCATCTACGACCTGGTGGATGTGGTGGAAGGTCGCTGTTCCCTGCAGGATGCTCTGGTGCGGGATCCCCGCCAGGAATCCCTCTACCTGTTGCCGGCAGCCCAAACCCGGGACAAGTCGGACGTAGGCGTGGACCAGATGGTAGCCATCTGCAAGAGCCTGGCCAAGGTAGCCGACTACGTGCTGGTGGACTCACCGGCCGGTATCGAACACGGCTTCAACAGCGCCGTCGCCCCGGCCGACCGGGTTTTGATCGTCACCACGTCGGATGTCAGCGCCCTGCGGGACGCCGACAAGGTGATCTACCTCCTGGAGCGGGACTGGAACAAGCCGCCTGGCCTGGTGGTGAACCGGTATAACGCCCGCCTGGCCCGGGATGGCGAGTTGCGGGATATTGACGATATTTTGGATATTCTGGCGGTGGATCTGTTGGGCGTGGTGCCCGACGACCATCGCATCATGTTGGCGACGGACCGGGGGATGCCGGTGGTCCTGGACACCAAGTTGCGGGTGAGCCAGGCCTACCGCAACATCGCCCAGCGCATCATGGGCAACAATGTGCCGCTGATGCGCTTTGACAGTGCTGGACCGCTTGCCTGGCTGATGAGGTTGATGGGCCGATGA
- the mreD gene encoding rod shape-determining protein MreD, whose translation MNRGALYYLMIPLLVVAGLFQSSAAPHISIRGIKPDLVLLVVLVGTLLYGHRPGITWAFIGGIILDLFSGGPMGSSSLSLMLAALVAGMGHRTLSRFNLFVPLGACLLGTLVYATAYLSILGLLRSFNLANYYLPFWTTLQHVVAPAMLYNATLMLLLLPFLNRVPESQDL comes from the coding sequence ATGAATCGCGGTGCCTTGTATTACTTGATGATCCCGCTGTTGGTGGTGGCCGGCCTGTTCCAGTCCTCCGCCGCTCCCCACATCAGCATCCGGGGGATCAAGCCTGACCTGGTGCTGCTGGTGGTCCTGGTGGGGACCCTGCTCTACGGCCACCGGCCCGGCATCACCTGGGCCTTCATCGGCGGCATCATCCTGGATCTCTTCAGCGGCGGCCCCATGGGCAGCTCCAGCCTGTCCCTGATGTTGGCGGCGCTGGTGGCCGGCATGGGGCATCGCACCCTGTCCCGGTTCAACCTGTTCGTTCCCCTGGGCGCGTGCCTGCTCGGCACCCTGGTCTACGCCACGGCCTACCTGTCCATCCTGGGCCTGTTGCGAAGCTTCAACCTGGCCAACTACTATCTTCCCTTCTGGACGACCCTGCAGCATGTGGTGGCGCCGGCCATGCTGTACAACGCTACCCTGATGTTGCTGCTGTTGCCTTTTCTGAACCGTGTTCCCGAAAGCCAGGACCTGTAG
- a CDS encoding FtsW/RodA/SpoVE family cell cycle protein produces MGERQYWRYFDWSLLLAVLALCAIGVAMIYSATYNTVDLSDYWYRQAIFAGVGLVALLIVAMVDYRHLELLAPPAFLIFVALLVAVRLFGVTQGTGSQRWIAVGGTLVQPTEAGKFLLIVFMAWYLSWYHDQLHRLPYLLGALFLLFAPLVLVYLQPDLGMSITYAFIGGVLILVAGIRFWQLGMMAGGMLAALPFMGNTLQGYMLARICIYLDEDGLGMVRRLFDNLPEECINPQAAQAASYNVTQALIAIGSGSWLGRGWAHGSQNQLHFLRVRHTDFIFSVIAEELGLVGAVLVLLLLFFVVWRLLRIADLAQDHFGRLLAAGVASLVFFQTVVNVGMNMGLLPVTGLTLPFISYGGSSLISMLLAIGLAESVVMRHRKIEFQ; encoded by the coding sequence ATGGGTGAACGACAATACTGGCGTTATTTTGACTGGTCCCTATTGCTAGCGGTGTTGGCCCTGTGTGCCATTGGCGTGGCCATGATCTACAGCGCCACTTACAACACCGTGGACCTCAGCGACTACTGGTACCGGCAGGCCATCTTTGCCGGGGTGGGCCTGGTGGCCTTGCTGATCGTGGCCATGGTGGACTACCGCCACCTGGAACTGCTGGCGCCGCCGGCCTTTCTCATCTTCGTGGCCCTCCTGGTGGCCGTTCGTCTTTTCGGCGTCACCCAGGGGACCGGCTCCCAGCGCTGGATTGCTGTGGGCGGCACCCTGGTGCAACCCACCGAAGCCGGCAAGTTCCTCCTGATCGTTTTCATGGCCTGGTATCTGAGCTGGTATCATGACCAGCTACACCGGCTCCCCTATCTGTTGGGCGCCCTCTTTCTCCTCTTCGCCCCGCTGGTGTTGGTCTACCTCCAGCCCGATCTGGGTATGAGCATCACCTACGCCTTCATTGGTGGCGTGCTCATCCTGGTGGCAGGCATTCGCTTCTGGCAGCTGGGGATGATGGCCGGCGGCATGCTGGCGGCCCTGCCCTTTATGGGCAATACCTTGCAGGGCTACATGCTGGCCCGCATTTGCATCTACCTGGACGAGGACGGATTGGGCATGGTGCGACGCCTCTTCGACAACCTGCCGGAGGAGTGCATCAATCCCCAGGCGGCCCAGGCGGCCTCCTACAACGTGACCCAGGCCCTGATCGCCATCGGCTCGGGCAGCTGGCTGGGGCGGGGCTGGGCCCACGGGAGCCAGAACCAGCTGCACTTCCTGCGGGTGCGCCATACGGACTTTATTTTCAGCGTCATCGCCGAGGAGTTGGGCCTGGTAGGTGCCGTCCTGGTGTTGTTGCTGCTCTTTTTTGTCGTCTGGCGTCTGCTGCGCATCGCGGACCTGGCCCAGGATCACTTCGGCCGGTTACTGGCAGCCGGGGTGGCCTCGCTAGTCTTTTTCCAGACGGTGGTCAACGTGGGCATGAACATGGGGCTTCTCCCGGTGACAGGCCTGACCCTGCCCTTTATCAGCTACGGCGGTAGCAGTCTGATCTCCATGTTGCTGGCCATTGGCCTGGCCGAGAGCGTGGTCATGCGCCACCGCAAAATTGAGTTTCAATAG
- a CDS encoding putative toxin-antitoxin system toxin component, PIN family — MPNEPRFVFDTNVVISALLLKHSVARQAFDKATQQGKLLISYATIEELNDVLHRKGFEKYVTEEERLEFLGAFVRDGILVEIMERVVACRDPKDDKFLELAINGDAICIVSGDEDLLILHPFRGIAIMTPRQFLEEPVQGDG, encoded by the coding sequence ATGCCGAATGAACCGCGCTTTGTTTTTGACACCAATGTTGTTATCAGCGCACTCCTGCTGAAGCACTCTGTCGCTCGTCAGGCCTTTGATAAAGCAACCCAGCAGGGAAAATTACTCATCTCGTATGCTACCATTGAAGAATTGAACGATGTTTTACATCGTAAGGGATTCGAAAAGTATGTGACCGAAGAAGAGCGGTTGGAATTCCTGGGCGCTTTTGTCAGGGACGGCATCCTGGTGGAGATCATGGAGCGCGTGGTTGCGTGTCGTGACCCTAAAGATGACAAGTTTTTGGAACTCGCTATTAACGGTGATGCAATCTGTATCGTGAGCGGTGACGAAGACCTGCTGATTTTGCATCCATTTCGTGGGATAGCCATCATGACACCTCGGCAATTTTTGGAAGAGCCGGTACAAGGCGATGGTTAA